The Myxococcales bacterium genome includes the window CTGGTGCCCAGCAAGCTGATCCACCAGCACCGCATGCTGCCGCTTGAGCTGCGAGGTCGCAACATGTTGCTCGGCATGGTCGATCCGTACAATCAGGCCTCGCTGGGCGAGATCAAGCGCGTGCTGTCAAACGTCGACATCCGCGTGATGGCGATAGGCCTGGAAGACTTTAACGAGACCATCGTCCGATTTCGCATCGAAGCGGGCCCCCCTAAGGCACGTGGCGCCGACCTTACCAACCCGGACACCATCCAGTACGACATCGCAGATTCCGAGCGCGAGGCCAAGAATGCCGTTGGCGTCATCGGTGATGAGGTCGTGCAGCTCGCCAGCAAGATTATCGCGGGCGCGCTTAACGTTGGGGCGTCTGATGTGCACATCGAGACAGATGGCACCGGCGTGCGGGTGCGTTTTCGCACCTCCGGCGCCTTGCAAGACTGGGATCAATTTGTCCCGGCGTCGTTTGGCAAGAGCCTCGTCGCGCGCTTCAAAGTGCTGGCGGGCCTAGACATCACCGAGCGCCGCTTGCCGCAAGACGGCCGCATTGGCATGCGCATCGGCAAGCGCGAAGTGGATGCGCGGATTTCCACGCTCCCAGCCAGCCGCGGCGAGAAGATCGTCATGCGTATGTTCGAGGCGAGCTCGGTATCGAGGCCGCTTGAGGCGATCATCGCCGACGCCAATGCGCTGGCGAGTTTTCGCAATTCCATCAATCGACCGTATGGGGCGATTATTATCGCGGGACCAACCGGCTCCGGCAAGAGTTCAACTCTTTACGCCGCACTGGGCGAACGCAAGCGCATGCGCGCGGACACGTCGATCGTAACCGTCGAAGATCCGATCGAGTATCGCTTGCAGGGCATTACCCAAACCCAGGTCAACCACGTCGCCGATCTGACGTTCGGACGCGTCCTGCGCGCCATGCTGCGGCAAGACCCCGACATCATCATGGTCGGCGAATCGCGAGATCCGGAAACCGCGCAGCTCGCGCTTGAGGCTGCGATGACCGGCCACTTGCTGTTCACCTCGCTGCACGCCAATAACGCGATTGGCGTGATTCAACGCCTGGAACAGCTTGGCTGCTCGCGACCACTCATTGCGCAAGCCCTCGGATCTGTGCTGGTGCAGCGCTTGGCGCGCAAGCTGTGCCAAAAGTGCGTCACCTCGGAAGTGCCACCACCGCTTTTGCTAGAATCACTTGCCGCGCGCGGGCTCGTGGAAAAGGCGGCCGCGATCCCGCTGCCGCGCGCGACGGGCTGCGCCGACTGCGGCCAAACCGGCTACAGCGGCCGCGTTGCCGTCATCGAGTTGCTGTCGCCCACCGACCAACTGCGCGCGCTTATCATGACCAATGCGCCGCTGGCGGAAATTGAAAATGTCGCCGCCGAGAGCGGCGCCTTGATGCCGTTTCGCCGCTACGCCTCTTTCTTGATGTCACGCCAATTGCTCACGCCAACCGAGGCGCTCCTCGTCGTCGCGTAACACCGCCCACGTCGCCTCACCCATAGCAAAAGCCAATTCACCTATGAAGGAACTTCTACTCTCTCCCATTGGCCTTGGCGGTGCGGCACTCGTTGTGGTCATCATCGCCGTGCTCATCCTTCGCCGCGTGCTCACCCCGAGGGCCAAGGGCCCCGCAAAGCCGCAGCGAGTGCCCGGCGATGTGCAGCGCTACGTCCGCGACGGCAACTTTGGTCGCGCCGCCACCGCCGCCGCCAATGCGGGACTGCTTGAGCTAGCGCGCGACTACTACTTGCGCGCGCAGCAGCCTGAAAACGCGGCGGCCATGTCAGCACGCCTGGGCG containing:
- the tadA gene encoding Flp pilus assembly complex ATPase component TadA, encoding MADLGAGRRGALEPTAIADFLASSALFKACDRQVVDRIAPHVEAIEVDGGTIVSRAGSAEPLLGIVYAGKLAVRSVNAISGASTVLEEIRVGDSFGEVGAVLGTAQATEVVADQKCIVVLLNKDLLAQMLAKVAPFAAAIAKRLATRVVMASVANIRGQGAPGATGAAADAPLLDLQISAPPPAAAAHADGITFCRIASYPVDQKLISLVPSKLIHQHRMLPLELRGRNMLLGMVDPYNQASLGEIKRVLSNVDIRVMAIGLEDFNETIVRFRIEAGPPKARGADLTNPDTIQYDIADSEREAKNAVGVIGDEVVQLASKIIAGALNVGASDVHIETDGTGVRVRFRTSGALQDWDQFVPASFGKSLVARFKVLAGLDITERRLPQDGRIGMRIGKREVDARISTLPASRGEKIVMRMFEASSVSRPLEAIIADANALASFRNSINRPYGAIIIAGPTGSGKSSTLYAALGERKRMRADTSIVTVEDPIEYRLQGITQTQVNHVADLTFGRVLRAMLRQDPDIIMVGESRDPETAQLALEAAMTGHLLFTSLHANNAIGVIQRLEQLGCSRPLIAQALGSVLVQRLARKLCQKCVTSEVPPPLLLESLAARGLVEKAAAIPLPRATGCADCGQTGYSGRVAVIELLSPTDQLRALIMTNAPLAEIENVAAESGALMPFRRYASFLMSRQLLTPTEALLVVA